In Dasypus novemcinctus isolate mDasNov1 chromosome 10, mDasNov1.1.hap2, whole genome shotgun sequence, one DNA window encodes the following:
- the LOC101434966 gene encoding olfactory receptor 5P55-like — translation MALRKNHTTVTRFILLGFTDQADKKQLLFAIFLLIYSTTVVGNLGMIDLIRTSSALHTPMYFLLSALSFIDICNSSVFTPQLLISFLSTDKSISFAGCVAQMALMCIHGTGECLLLAIMAYDRYVAICHPLLYHSIMSKRLCVQLVVVTYAGGVFISAIQTGNAFSLPFCGPNTIDHYFCDIPPLLQLACSDTTVTNIILLFFSALATVPTVSVILVSYAYILVTIWRMRSLEAQHKALSTCASHLTALFLFYGSVFLVYVHPSPESASAYNKVLSVFYTIVIPMLNPLVYSLRNKDVKAAIQVRVLNLSRKGIFSKVM, via the coding sequence ATGGCATTGAGGAAGAATCACACCACAGTGACAAGATTCATCCTGCTGGGCTTCACAGACCAAGCAGACAAAAAGCAACTCCTCTTTGCCATCTTCCTATTGATCTACTCCACGACTGTGGTGGGAAACCTAGGCATGATAGACCTGATCCGCACCAGCTCTGCCCTCCATACTCCTATGTACTTCCTCCTGAGTGCACTCTCCTTCATTGATATCTGCAATTCCTCTGTGTTCACCCCCCAGCTCCTGATCAGCTTTCTCTCCACTGACAAGTCCATCTCCTTTGCAGGCTGTGTGGCCCAGATGGCCCTCATGTGTATCCATGGCACAGGGGAGTGTCTGCTTCTGGCCATCATGGCCTATGACCGatatgtggccatctgtcaccctctGCTCTATCACAGCATCATGTCCAAGCGCTTGTGTGTCCAACTGGTGGTGGTCACCTATGCTGGGGGAGTGTTCATTTCAGCCATACAGACAGGGAATGCCTTCAGTTTGCCCTTCTGTGGTCCCAACACTATTGATCACTACTTCTGTGACATCCCTCCTCTGCTCCAACTAGCCTGCTCAGACACCACTGTGACCAATATCATCCTGCTCTTCTTTTCTGCCttggccactgtccccacagtCTCAGTCATCTTGGTCTCCTATGCCTACATCCTGGTCACAATCTGGAGAATGAGGTCCCTAGAGGCCCAGCACAAGGCTCTCTCTACCTGTGCCTCCCACCTCACTGCCCTGTTCCTCTTCTATGGATCTGTATTCCTTGTGTATGTCCATCCCAGCCCTGAAAGTGCCTCAGCCTATAACAAGGTCCTCTCTGTGTTCTACACCATCGTGATCCCCATGCTGAACCCCCTGGTCTACAGCCTAAGGAATAAAGATGTCAAGGCTGCTATACAAGTTAGGGTCCTTAACCtaagcagaaaaggaattttttcaaAAGTTATGTGA